The Desulfovibrio aminophilus genomic sequence GAACTCCTGCGAACCACTCCGCGAGGCATTCGCCTTCGGCGGCACCGTGGCCGGTCTTTGCCTCCCGCACTTCGCCTTGGTGGCAAGCTGTTATGGCGGGCCAGCGACATCTCCAATTGGCTTGATGCCGAGGCTGTCCGGCAGGGCATAAATGCCGGCGCTCCTTCTGCACCGGAATCCGCCTCCCAATCGCCTCATCTTCGTAAGCCCGGTCGGCCAAGGAAA encodes the following:
- a CDS encoding helix-turn-helix domain-containing protein; protein product: MDKLLTIEELAELLRTTPRGIRLRRHRGRSLPPALRLGGKLLWRASDISNWLDAEAVRQGINAGAPSAPESASQSPHLRKPGRPRKNGGAS